A genomic window from Fibrobacterota bacterium includes:
- a CDS encoding chemotaxis protein CheD — protein MTVERRKGGAELDGALVGPGEIALVEDGSRMVAILASGVAVCLWAPQEKVAAMAHFVEPRTTDKHSCFARFGNVAVPEVVRLVRAEVPQGKLEAQLFGGAQEYPGDPRGPDNVAMAEKVLAARQIEISSRDVGGTKGRKVLFDGKSGQVAILKVHHLRQEDWI, from the coding sequence ATGACCGTTGAACGTCGGAAAGGTGGCGCGGAACTGGACGGGGCCCTGGTGGGTCCCGGCGAGATCGCGTTGGTGGAGGATGGCTCGCGCATGGTGGCCATCCTCGCTTCCGGCGTAGCGGTATGCCTGTGGGCTCCCCAGGAGAAGGTCGCGGCCATGGCGCACTTTGTGGAGCCGCGAACCACGGACAAGCATTCTTGCTTCGCGCGATTTGGCAATGTGGCCGTGCCGGAAGTCGTTCGCTTGGTGCGAGCGGAAGTTCCGCAAGGCAAGCTGGAAGCCCAACTGTTTGGTGGAGCCCAGGAATATCCCGGGGATCCGCGCGGACCGGACAACGTCGCGATGGCGGAAAAAGTCCTGGCGGCCCGGCAAATAGAAATCAGCTCCCGGGATGTGGGAGGAACCAAAGGACGCAAGGTGTTGTTCGATGGCAAAAGCGGCCAGGTCGCGATTCTGAAGGTCCATCACCTTCGTCAAGAGGATTGGATATGA